The window TTACGTACAAAGAAGCAAAAGAAGAAGTTCGATCACCGATTAAACTTGCTCCTCTTTCATTGATTGAAAGGGAAACATTTGTTGTCTACAAATTTCGAAAAATCGTCGGCTTTATAAGCAGACAACATTAGAACTATACATAAGTAGCAGAAAGAGTGTCCCCGATTCAACAGATTCTATCACTAGTTAAATAGTAAAAAGTTTCCTGTGTCTAACTAGTCTACAATTCACTTGTATATATAACATGTTCTACACATGCTAATATGATACATGGAATTCTTTCCAGAGCCGTGGAAACAGTCACCAGTGCTTGCATTAGAGTAGACTGTTTACATCATATACCCTTGTGTTGtggcccttccccgaaccctgctTGAACACAGGGTGCCTTGTGCACCGCTCTACTCTTTTACGATattcaaattttatataatttaacATTTATGAGAAAAAACATCTTCCAAGACTTCATGAACCAAATCGTTAAATACTTCAAACTCCAAGTCCAAGCTCaactcttgtttttcctcttcaaACTTGTTCCACCTTGCTTCTctttccatgtctcttatgtaggATTCTCTTTTATCCTCAATCTCCCATTCAAATTCCCCTTTGTAATCACCATTGATCCAAAATTTTGCTTCTCTCGTTAGCTTTTCATCACTCTCACCATCATTGTTTTGATGCTTTCTAGTTGTAAACAATTCATGCCAAAAGAAATCAAAGAGAAGCTCATCCACATTGTTTGCTTCACAATCTTCAATTAGTTCCAAGTTAATTGTCTCTTTCAAATTGCTCAACAATTGCTttgccttttcttcaatttctcgaatttctttctcctcctcttcttcttcttcttgttgttctTCTTCAAAGCTGGTGTTTCCTTCGGCAAGACTCTCAAACTGTTGAATTTTTTGCATGAACGTGCTTGTCCTTTCTGTAATGGATGAGAtaatattgttgttatttcatGTGATTTATATTCCATGATATAAACCAAATAAACATGACAATTGGTGGAAACAACCAGAGAAACAATGCATTCTTCAAGTGcagaattttttttcttaataaatcagAACTTGTAAATAAATTAGGTGTGTCAGTCTAATTAAGAATATTAATTATACTACTGATAGTAGAAATTTTACACTATCGCTACAATTTAATTGGCTATAATTGTTATTACTCTATTTTTCAGGTTATCTTATTAGGCTTATTTTTATGAAAAGTTACCTCTTATGGTAGGTTAATTTAACTCAATGGTATATGAGTTTTGTAAATGTACAAACCTTATACTCAATATAATAAAGACTTACACATTTCTAAAGTAACTGTGACATTTATTACTGGTGACTAATTTAAACTATTATAGTACTATGTTTCTTATCCCATTTTTCTATGCCATATCAAACTGAAGGTAACTAGAAGAAAACTAAGGTAATTGGAGATCGAAACTTACTGTCTAAATTAGCAAGGTTTCGGTGGAAGAGAAGGCAATtccttcttcatcatcttcttGAAATGGAGATTCAAGAACTGAAACTGGGCTGTGTTGCTCATTCTCATCAAAGCACAACTCTTCCTGTTAAATTAAAGAATACCGTCgttaaatgatatttttttaaaataaaacattgGAGAGGAAAATATAGTGATAAATACaaaataaacatttttttaaTTTGGTCACGATATTTTTATCCTAATTGTATTTAATTAAGTGTAGCAAGAAAACATTACAGAGACCATGTCAGCCTGTAGTTGTGGCTataccaaaaatgacaaaagagaGTATTAAACTCGTATATTTCTATAGGGATCCAAAGTTGCATGCAAGATTATGGTTCAATAATTGTatcaataaacaaataaaaaaatatattcacCTTACAATCCCTTTTGATTGCTCTTATAGTTCCCATGCCATACCCACCGACAGTTTCCTCGAATATATTCTTTCTACCAACCTTCTTCATCCCATCTTCTAATTCACCCAAAAATTCAACATTTTCACCCCACCATGACGGTAAATCCTCCGCAGTAAAATCACTGTCGCACCAACTAGTTCTCTTGCTGCTTATGGTGGTGGTTGTGGAGTTAGTTGTGGTGGTGGTGCATCTATTTGGTGAATAAGAAGAATCTAATGGTGTAGATTTCTCATCTACCAAGTCTCTAAATGATTTCCACCGCAGGATGTCTTTGACTTTGACTTTGACTGAGACATCGTGGTTACTACTATgttgtttaattatattgtccCTGTGGTTGGTTCTTGTTGATAGTTTTCTTGAAATGCTTAGAGGAAAAATGGAAGGAGATTTGACAGAGGCAAAGGGTAAGAACTTAACAATGTTAATGACCTTGTTAATGGCGGAAATTGTAGCAGTAGCAGCTCTAGATGATCGACTTCTAAGTAATTGATGAGATGAAGCTTTGTTTGACCTAATTCTTGAACCATGAAAATTTGAAATTGTGGACTTGCATAATTTTCGAGGGTGTGACCCAATATCATTAAATGAACAAGAATATGGATCgtcttgaagaagaaaatctttgAGCAATTTGGGTCTACGCTCAATTGACAATCTTGCTAGTGGACTAGGAGAAGCCATGGCCAAAATTTTTGTcaaagaatatgatttaatttgtctttctttctctttttctttgttttggaaGGGTTGAGTTGAAGGAAAGAGTGAAGTTATGTGGATATATATAAGAGGAGAAGAGTGAGAAAGTAAGAGATCTCTTGTAGCATTACTGAGGTCAGATATTTCAATAAAAAATGTTTAATTGATCATTCTTCACGACGTATAACTCTGTCACTCTTAATAGCTAGCGTTTTAGTTCCCTACCACCAAAAGGTGATGAGATGATATAGGTATTTTTCTACATTAGTCAGAGGTTTTAGATTTAAttaaacccaaaaataaaaaaaaaatcgataGGGAGTGTATTATTCACTTTTATCGGTTATCTAAATTACTTACTTCCTCAGTTCACTTTTacagtattttaaaaatagattctCACTTTTACTTGTTACTTTTAGCATATTAAGAGAAGATAActttttttcctgttatacccataatattaattacttattttatattattttctcaaattcaataaaaatatatatcaattaatatggcTATTATAgcaaattatgtattttatttattatttcttaagggatgTGTAAAGTTGGTAACGCaaaagtaaaagtgaacggagaggGTATATTAGTAAAGTTCAAAAGTAGTAtctattgaaaaagaaaaaggacgaataaaagaaaaaagataatgaGAGAGGTAGGTACCAAAGGTGAGAGAACCGATGCAATGGATCGAATCAAGGGAAAGAAGACAAAAGCACACGTAGAAGCATGGATGCTTCTAACTAGAGTTTTTtctataaataaattattaaagatgCATTCATAGGATCATAATTTAATAGTAACAATTTAGGAACACAAATTTAATGTAGTAATATTAATTTGGTGGTTGAGGGATGTCGGAGATGAGCCAAAAGAAGCCGAGATTTGACTGACTTTGTTACTTACGGACCATTTCTGCATATCTGTTCTTGTCCTCTTGCGGTTGTTCATCACATGCAAAACCACCGAAATTGCTACGTGCTTGCACTATCAACAAATACTTGATCTTTAATTACTAACGTGCATCACCACATAATATATAAACAATACTgagaatataaaagaaaatttcacatatatcattatGTTTAATTTAAATCATATATATTAAGTTTCGTTACACAATCAGTTCATATAGAAGGTACTTATATGTAACTTTATTTAATAGGTATCGATTAATAACCTATGACAAATGTCATAATAGGTTAAATTTCACTGATGATGTGATATTTTCTTAATACAATAGGTTGTAAATTTAATCTTTTTATGTTTAATGTAAATAATACTAGCAAATTTTCCTGATAGGGCACTTCCTACAAAAGTATCTATACTGGCGCgggctaaaagaaaaaaaagtccaTCTTTATTTATTAAGTATCTATTAATAACCTATGACGAATGTCATAATAGGTTAAATTTCACTgataatgtaatattttcttaatacAATAGATTGTAAATATATTCTTTTTATGTTTACTGTAAATTATACTTGCAAATACTCCTGATAGGGCACTTCCTACAAAAGTATCTATACAATCGGATATACATTACACCATGATCAGTATGCATAATTGAAACTTATTGGAAAATATTAGACATAAGGAACTTAATGATGTGGAGAACCTTCAATTTGTCTAAAATATCTGCCGGCTTGTTAAGTTAGTACATGACATTACTTGACATGTTAATAACAAATCTTGCATAATCGATGCAGGATTTTGTTCGCATGATTAACTAATCTGCTACTAATTTGTTTTAAGAAGTGAAAAATGTGCCACCATAAACAAGGATGACTTGTTTGACTTTGTTAACTTTCATGCGGCTTTGTCCTTTAATTTACCaataaattgaaaataaaataaaataaaaggcgtAAATAAGATAGGAGAGGCAAAAACTATTTGGAGTTTGGAGGGTTGTGAATTGAGAAAATGTGAACAAGCATGGAGGGCCTTCCCTTCGTGTTGGatgcaaaaaataattaaaaaagagCTGCATGCATGGACTTAAACAATTTTGTATTGTTTGCAAATTAATTGGAGGGCAAAAAATTGATATTGAATTGAACTTGTCTCCTTCTACTCCTACAAATAATGGAGATTTGAGTAAGTGGCAAATCGTCATAGGCTTAGTATTTAGGTTCCTGGTTCTCTGCACCAATTAAGGTATCCAATGTTGGTTTTACCTTAGCGCCTACATGACAAGAGGGGTTAGCTCCGAAGAGTGGCGAACCTAGAAATTTTCACAAGGGTATtcaaattgaaagaattaaaaaaaattccgGATAAAATATGTTTAATATATATTATGTACCTCTATacctatatatacagtgtaatttttcgaaaCCCCCAAATGTGGGTTCGCCCATGGCCCCGACACCCTCTGCCTACAACTTCAGAGTGTGGGTTTAAGTCAACAAATGAACAATAACTCCAATAAAGAGGGATCGAAAGGGAACCAAAAGGgagggaattaaaaaaaaaacctttaaCCCCTACATCTGGTGTTGATTTCTTTCCCTCTATTATTAAGTGGTAAAACTTCATACCATTCAAATAGTTATTGACCTATTGCTGTTAGGATCGTAAAAATCAGGTGTCATACGGAAGCTATCTAAGCAAACCTTGAGCaacgataaatcatacaacaaaggagaaatataccaaaagagacacaaacatttaacgtggttcggtcaactgacctacgtccaccgcggagatgagcaatccactatataaaaagagagtacaaaatatcgagagaacaacctcacgaagaggcaaacacaagtgacacactaacacttgtcccgtaaaattctccccctaaacactACTCTCAAGCctctatggctacattgtggatgctactgaatgagaaggacggatcttcaatttatagaactccaaactttttcctacaagaaaaaggactagccaagtataggagaattataatttccttctacaaaaaggaaaatccaattaaggtaattatattgctctttccttcaacaaataggaaaaccaaatatggtaagaaaattatgacaaacacctaacaattctcccccttggccggaattttctgacaaaataaacttgatccacctttTTCACATAGTCTTCAACAggtcgcatctccaaatctccaccacaaagtttgtctcaacgtgcgtagcacaccggtcaaatttctcagacaaaaaTTACGATTATCATCAAATATGTTGCGGCTAGAACTGAACTCGccaagatgaacctgtcttgaacctcgctctgataccacttgttatgtcgaggaagaggcaaacccgaaaataaagaagataaagaataccaaattttaacgtggaaaacccttcgaatcgaaggtaaaaaccacgggatcacaaagatccaaaaagctCCACTATAATAATAAGAGAgttacaaaagttctccaaattgactacacaacaagtgccaaacacggagcaacaatagcaacaagagcaacaactaatcaattgaagaaagagtaTAATCCACAAAAATGAAGTTGTTGTTCGAAGCTTGAAATAAGATACTACAAGCCTCCAAATCCGATCTTCACCGTTCAAATCCAAGACCAAGATGTTGAGAACACTCAGTTAAAATTTTAGCCCGATCCGACGGTTAACGAATCAGAAAACGTGATTTGAAATTGGCTGGTTGGaataaaaatctgcagcaaaacaaatatttttcttctctcttctctcttgacgaaagctctctcaaaaaccactcttatgtgcttaagtctttcaaaAACTTGTATCAATAAGCATAGAATAATTCTccaaggttgtcctatttatagatcatgagtggtgttttctcttaaagccaaaacccactcaaaataggaataaaccgaatccaattccaaataggaatggaaaccaaaagagaataggattaggccattgggcctttggctggacaacatgggCATGTGCCCAACAAACTCCCCCTCCAGCTAAGGGGCCAAATGTGTCTTCAAGTAGAGGAACTATTGACAGGCTCCATGCCTGTCAATTTTCTACAAAATTCATGTTTATTTGCAACCACCGCCTTTGTTAGCATATCCGAAGGATTTTCATCAGTGTGTATCTTCTCAACCTCAAATAATTTCTCTTCCGCGGCCATTCTTATCCAATGatactttctatttatatgtttggtCTTAGAATGAAAAGTGGAGTACTTGGTGAGACAGATAGCACTGTGATTATCACAAAATAAGATGTACCTTGGCTGCTCATAGCCAAGATCATTAATAAACTCCTTCATCCATAATAGTTCTTTGGCACCTTCTGTGACAACAATATATTCGACTTCTGTAGTGGATAGAGCTATGCACTTCTGTAGTCTAGATTGCCAAGAAACAGCCCCCCTGCAAAAGTGATCAAATAACCGGAAGTGGATCTTGTATTATCAAGATTGCCCCTAAATCAGAGTCTGTGTAACAAACAAGTCAGGCTTGTCATTGCCAAAGCACAGCTTTAAATCTGCAGTAcctttcaaataccttaatatccATCTTACTACATCCCAATGTTCTTTTCCAGGATTAGAAAGGAATCTACTAACAGTACCAACGACATGTGCAATATCTGGTTTAgtgcaaaccatagcatacatcaagctaccaacggcAGAAGAGTAAGGAATACGAGACATCTCCTTTTTCTCTTCATCAGTAGATGGACTCTGACTAATACTCAATTTGAAGTGTTTAGTAAGAGGAGTACTAACCACTTTTGCATCTGTCATATTGAACCTCCTGAGTACCTTCTCAATGTATTGCTTTTGGGACAGAAATAACTCATTTCTATCTCTGTGTCGGTGGATTTGAATGCCCAAGATTTTCTTTGTTGGCCCCAAGTCCTTCATC of the Nicotiana tabacum cultivar K326 chromosome 7, ASM71507v2, whole genome shotgun sequence genome contains:
- the LOC107801648 gene encoding uncharacterized protein LOC107801648; amino-acid sequence: MASPSPLARLSIERRPKLLKDFLLQDDPYSCSFNDIGSHPRKLCKSTISNFHGSRIRSNKASSHQLLRSRSSRAATATISAINKVINIVKFLPFASVKSPSIFPLSISRKLSTRTNHRDNIIKQHSSNHDVSVKVKVKDILRWKSFRDLVDEKSTPLDSSYSPNRCTTTTTNSTTTTISSKRTSWCDSDFTAEDLPSWWGENVEFLGELEDGMKKVGRKNIFEETVGGYGMGTIRAIKRDCKEELCFDENEQHSPVSVLESPFQEDDEEGIAFSSTETLLI